A genomic segment from Triticum dicoccoides isolate Atlit2015 ecotype Zavitan chromosome 1A, WEW_v2.0, whole genome shotgun sequence encodes:
- the LOC119274496 gene encoding glutathione S-transferase F11-like, which produces MPGAVKVFGSPTSSEVARVLACLFEKDVEFQLIRVDSFRGPNRMPQYLKLQPHGEALTFEDGNVTLVESRKILRHIADKYKRQGNLDLIGTGALERSSIEQWLQTEAQSFDVPSADMIYSLAYLPRTMPLDRRNDAGAGAGRQQKQQRDMMMSPSHMQKVEEMKQLFEKSSRDLSKVLDIYDQRLEEAEYLAGDKFTLADLSHMPNADRLASDERSARLIQSRRNVSRWWADVSSRESWVYVKSLQRPPSAEAPF; this is translated from the exons ATGCCGGGAGCCGTGAAGGTGTTCGGGTCGCCGACGTCGTCGGAGGTCGCCCGCGTCCTGGCCTGCCTCTTCGAGAAGGATGTCGAGTTCCAGCTCATCCGCGTCGACTCCTTCCGCGGCCCCAACCGCATGCCCCAGTACCTCAAGCTGCAGCCGCACGGCGAGGCGCTCACCTTCGAGGACGGCAACGTCACCCTCGTCG AGTCGAGGAAGATCCTGAGGCACATCGCCGACAAGTACAAGAGGCAGGGGAACCTGGACCTGATCGGGACGGGGGCGCTGGAGCGCTCCTCCATCGAGCAGTGGCTGCAGACGGAGGCGCAGAGTTTCGACGTGCCCAGCGCCGACATGATCTACAGCCTCGCCTACCTGCCGCGCACCATGCCGCTCGACAGGAGGAAtgacgccggcgccggcgccggcaggCAGCAGAAGCAGCAGCGGGACATGATGATGAGCCCGTCCCACATGCAGAAGGTGGAGGAGATGAAGCAGCTGTTCGAGAAGAGCAGCAGGGATCTGAGCAAGGTGCTGGACATCTACGACCAGCGGCTTGAGGAGGCGGAGTACCTCGCCGGCGACAAGTTCACCCTCGCCGACCTCTCCCACATGCCCAACGCCGACCGCCTCGCCTCCGACGAGCGCTCCGCCCGCCTCATCCAGTCCCGCAGGAACGTGAGCCGCTGGTGGGCCGACGTCTCGAGCCGCGAGTCCTGGGTGTACGTCAAGAGCCTGCAGCGCCCGCCGTCCGCCGAGGCGCCATTCTGA